In Helianthus annuus cultivar XRQ/B chromosome 3, HanXRQr2.0-SUNRISE, whole genome shotgun sequence, a single window of DNA contains:
- the LOC110931600 gene encoding uncharacterized protein LOC110931600 — MSARSCRDCLENFYEGVNFLYGRQYLRMPIATDVPLLYEAHQRIHGFPGMLGSLDCMHWEWATCPTAWKGQRHRGDHEGPTLILQAIASQDLWIWHTYYGMVGANNDIFVLQSSRLFDDVIDGVAPNTSFYTNDVECKYGYYLVNGIYLEWAMLVNTLSCPDDEKRLYYKKKQESARKDIEQTFDVLKKSWCIITQSTPSTD, encoded by the exons ATGTCGGCCAGAAGTTGTCGTGACTGTCTTGAAAATTTCTATgaag GTGTTAACTTTCTTTACGGGAGGCAATATTTGAGGATGCCAATTGCTACCGACGTTCCACTTTTATACGAGGCCCATCAGCGGATACACGGGTTTCCCGGGATGTTGGGTAGTCTTGATTGCATGCACTGGGAGTGGGCGACATGTCCAACCGCTTGGAAGGGGCAACGCCATCGTGGTGACCACGAGGGTCCTACCCTAATATTACAAGCGATCGCGTCTcaagatttatggatttggcatacATACTATGGCATGGTCGGTGCGAACAATGACATTTTTGTTTTACAATCTTCACGTCTTTTCGACGATGTCATAGATGGTGTTGCACCAAATACTTCATTCTATACAAACGACGTGGAGTGTAAGTATGGGTATTATCTTGTCAACGGTATTTATCTAGAGTGGGCGATGTTGGTGAATACTCTTTCGTGTCCAGATGATGAGAAAAGATTGTATTACAAGAAGAAACAAGAGTCGGCAAGAAAAGATATCGAGCAGACTTTCGATGTATTAAAAAAGAGTTGGTGTATCATTACCCAGTCGACACCATCGACTGATTAG